In a single window of the Streptomyces sp. NBC_00353 genome:
- a CDS encoding phosphoribosyltransferase, with product MNDVRENLTYEAFGHAVRELAQTVADDGYEPDVVLSIARGGVFVAGGLAYALDCKNIHLVNVEFYTGVGTTLEMPVMLAPVPNVIDFSDKKVLIADDVADTGKTLKLVRDFCIDHVAEVRSAVIYEKSHSLVKCEYVWKKTDRWINFPWSVEKPVVRRSGQVLDA from the coding sequence ATGAATGACGTACGGGAGAACCTGACCTACGAGGCGTTCGGTCATGCCGTGCGGGAGCTCGCGCAGACCGTGGCCGACGACGGCTACGAGCCGGATGTGGTGCTCAGCATCGCGCGGGGCGGGGTTTTCGTCGCGGGCGGACTGGCGTATGCGTTGGACTGCAAGAACATCCACCTGGTGAATGTGGAGTTCTATACCGGGGTCGGGACGACTCTGGAGATGCCGGTCATGCTGGCGCCCGTTCCGAATGTCATTGATTTCTCGGACAAGAAAGTCCTGATCGCCGACGATGTCGCCGATACGGGCAAGACGCTGAAGCTGGTCCGTGATTTCTGTATCGATCACGTCGCCGAGGTGCGCAGCGCGGTCATCTACGAGAAGTCGCACTCGCTCGTGAAGTGCGAGTACGTGTGGAAGAAGACCGATCGCTGGATCAACTTCCCGTGGAGTGTCGAGAAGCCTGTCGTGCGGCGCAGTGGGCAGGTTCTCGACGCCTGA
- a CDS encoding FG-GAP repeat domain-containing protein yields MRKRTIATVVALTAAAFTPLTLPTTPATAAPAKYADDFNGDGYRDLATAAVGATVGGASRAGAVVVNYGSASGISASRRTVLSQNSSGVPGTGEKNDAFGSVLASGDLNNDGYADLVVGTGGEDVGADTNGGTVVVLWGSARGLSGGTTIGDPDPSGHDLFGKSLAVGDFTGDGRADLAVGSTGSAVWIYRGGFTKSSGAASKFELSTDLEPGTSHGARTLTSGDFNADGYSDLLVTGFYNPNSYSAADGSLVYLGSAAGMAYQDILADGDTVATGDLNADGYDDVIVSWAWGGSQGDAGGSIVTYLGGDEGVRTGTAQVIDQDTPGVPGDDESSDYFGNAISIGDIDGDGHDDAAVSSYYESIGDATLAGSVTVFRGNLRGLSTSGVKVVHQGTTGVPGANEDNDHFGSAVRLADLNADGRADLSVGADGENSADGAVWSLRGTSSGVTTKGAVSFGASAVGISTAGYPFFGNVMAD; encoded by the coding sequence ATGCGCAAACGCACCATCGCGACCGTCGTCGCGCTCACGGCGGCGGCCTTCACCCCCCTGACTCTCCCGACCACCCCGGCGACGGCCGCGCCCGCGAAGTACGCGGACGACTTCAACGGCGACGGGTACCGCGACCTCGCGACCGCCGCCGTCGGTGCCACCGTGGGCGGTGCGAGCCGCGCCGGCGCCGTAGTGGTCAACTACGGTTCGGCATCCGGCATCAGCGCCTCCCGGCGCACGGTCCTCAGCCAGAACTCCAGCGGTGTACCCGGCACCGGTGAGAAGAACGACGCCTTCGGTTCCGTACTCGCGTCCGGCGACCTGAACAACGACGGATACGCCGACCTCGTCGTCGGGACCGGCGGCGAGGACGTCGGCGCCGACACCAACGGCGGCACCGTCGTGGTCCTCTGGGGCAGCGCCCGTGGCCTGTCCGGCGGGACGACCATCGGCGATCCGGACCCGTCCGGCCACGATCTCTTCGGCAAGTCCCTGGCCGTGGGCGACTTCACCGGCGACGGCAGAGCCGACCTCGCGGTGGGCAGCACGGGCAGCGCAGTCTGGATCTACAGGGGTGGATTCACCAAGTCCTCCGGAGCCGCTTCCAAGTTCGAGCTGAGCACCGACCTGGAACCCGGCACCTCCCACGGGGCCAGGACGCTCACCTCCGGGGACTTCAACGCGGACGGCTACAGCGACCTGCTGGTCACGGGCTTCTACAACCCGAACAGCTACAGCGCCGCCGACGGCAGCCTGGTCTATCTGGGGTCCGCGGCCGGCATGGCCTATCAGGACATCCTCGCCGATGGCGACACCGTGGCCACCGGTGACCTCAACGCCGACGGCTACGACGACGTGATCGTCAGCTGGGCCTGGGGTGGCAGTCAGGGCGACGCAGGCGGCTCCATCGTCACCTACCTAGGTGGTGACGAAGGGGTGCGTACCGGCACGGCACAAGTCATCGACCAGGACACCCCGGGTGTGCCCGGCGACGACGAGTCGAGCGACTACTTCGGTAACGCGATCTCCATCGGCGACATCGACGGTGACGGACACGACGACGCCGCCGTCTCCAGTTACTACGAGAGCATCGGCGACGCCACGCTGGCCGGCAGTGTCACCGTGTTCCGCGGGAACCTGCGCGGCCTGTCCACGAGTGGGGTCAAGGTGGTCCACCAGGGCACCACCGGAGTCCCCGGCGCCAACGAGGACAACGACCACTTCGGTTCGGCCGTGCGGCTCGCCGACCTCAACGCGGACGGCCGCGCGGACCTCTCCGTCGGCGCGGACGGCGAGAACAGCGCGGACGGCGCCGTCTGGAGCCTGCGCGGCACCTCTTCGGGCGTGACCACCAAAGGCGCCGTCAGCTTCGGCGCGTCGGCCGTGGGCATCTCCACGGCCGGATACCCGTTCTTCGGAAACGTGATGGCCGACTGA
- the dcd gene encoding dCTP deaminase yields the protein MLLSDKDIRAEIDAGRVRIDPFDPSMVQPSSIDVRLDRYFRVFENHRYPHIDPAVEQADLTRTVEPDGDEAFILHPGEFVLASTYEVISLPDDLASRLEGKSSLGRLGLVTHSTAGFIDPGFSGHVTLELSNLATLPIKLWPGMKIGQLCMFRLSSPSEFPYGSERYGSRYQGQRGPTASRSFMNFHRTQV from the coding sequence GTGCTTCTCTCAGACAAGGACATCCGGGCCGAGATCGACGCCGGGCGGGTCCGCATTGATCCGTTCGATCCGTCGATGGTGCAGCCCTCGAGCATCGACGTGCGGCTCGACCGCTACTTCCGGGTGTTCGAGAACCACCGCTATCCGCATATTGACCCAGCCGTCGAGCAGGCGGACCTGACCCGTACGGTCGAGCCGGACGGGGACGAGGCGTTCATCCTGCATCCCGGCGAATTCGTGCTCGCCTCGACGTACGAGGTCATCTCGCTGCCCGACGATCTTGCGTCGCGGCTGGAGGGCAAGAGTTCGCTCGGCCGGCTCGGGCTGGTGACGCATTCGACTGCCGGGTTCATCGATCCCGGGTTCTCCGGGCATGTGACCCTGGAGCTGTCGAATCTCGCGACGCTGCCGATCAAGCTGTGGCCGGGAATGAAGATCGGCCAGCTGTGCATGTTCCGGCTGAGTTCGCCGTCGGAGTTCCCGTACGGCTCGGAGCGGTACGGGTCGCGCTACCAGGGGCAGCGTGGGCCGACGGCCTCGCGTTCGTTCATGAACTTCCATCGGACTCAGGTGTGA
- a CDS encoding YncE family protein: MLAGLSLPVLAAAPAQAAAPTPTAYVTNFNSNTVSVVDTATNTVTGTITVGTSPFIVAITPDGAHAYVTNFGSTTVSVIDTATNTVIATIPVGLHPAGVAITPDGTHAYVANFDTDNVSVIDTASNMVTATILVGDGPVGVAITPDGAHAYVTNENANTVSVIETTGNTVVGAPIPVGTTPAFVAITPDGTQAYVANEISDDVSVIKTASNTVTATIPVIDNAVGVAITPDGAHAYVTNQGSGDVSVIDTATNMVTATIHVGTVPVGVAFTSDGTQAYVADRGSNTVSVIDTATNTVTDTIPIDDGPIGVAIVTPRFPSSLTVTKTHRGAFVQGKRDTYRITVTNHGTGPTDATTVTVTDTLPTGLTPVSLRGTGWSCTRATLTCTRSDALAPGRSYPTIKLTVKASCSAPKKVTNTATVTGGGSTPDTATDPTTIKRGKHCEKHHHNGKHHKKHHHNGKHHKKRHDAHSKQQPHHD, encoded by the coding sequence ATGCTGGCGGGACTGTCCCTGCCGGTCCTGGCCGCGGCCCCGGCGCAGGCGGCCGCCCCCACGCCGACCGCCTACGTCACCAATTTCAATTCGAACACCGTGTCGGTGGTCGACACGGCCACGAACACGGTCACCGGCACCATCACCGTCGGCACCAGCCCGTTCATTGTGGCCATCACTCCCGACGGCGCCCACGCCTACGTCACCAATTTCGGTTCGACGACGGTGTCGGTGATCGACACGGCCACGAACACGGTCATCGCCACCATCCCCGTCGGCCTCCACCCGGCCGGTGTAGCCATCACCCCCGACGGCACCCACGCCTACGTCGCCAATTTCGACACCGACAACGTGTCGGTGATCGACACCGCGTCGAACATGGTCACCGCCACCATCCTCGTCGGCGACGGCCCGGTCGGTGTGGCCATCACCCCCGACGGCGCCCACGCCTACGTCACCAATGAGAACGCGAACACGGTGTCGGTGATCGAAACGACCGGGAACACGGTGGTCGGAGCCCCCATCCCCGTCGGCACTACCCCGGCCTTTGTGGCCATCACCCCCGACGGCACCCAGGCCTACGTCGCCAATGAGATCTCCGACGACGTGTCGGTGATCAAGACCGCGTCGAACACGGTCACCGCCACCATCCCCGTCATCGACAACGCGGTCGGTGTGGCCATCACCCCCGACGGCGCCCACGCCTACGTCACCAATCAGGGCTCCGGCGACGTGTCGGTGATCGACACCGCGACGAACATGGTCACCGCCACCATCCACGTCGGCACCGTCCCGGTCGGTGTGGCCTTCACCTCGGATGGCACCCAGGCCTACGTCGCCGATCGGGGCTCGAACACGGTGTCGGTGATCGACACCGCGACGAACACGGTCACCGACACCATCCCCATCGACGATGGCCCCATCGGTGTGGCCATCGTCACGCCGCGGTTCCCCTCCTCCCTGACCGTCACCAAGACGCACCGCGGCGCGTTCGTTCAGGGCAAGAGGGACACCTACAGGATCACGGTCACCAACCACGGCACCGGCCCGACCGACGCCACCACCGTCACCGTGACCGACACCCTGCCCACGGGGCTGACCCCCGTTTCGCTCCGCGGTACCGGATGGTCCTGCACCCGCGCCACACTGACCTGCACCCGCAGCGACGCCCTCGCCCCCGGCCGCAGCTACCCGACCATCAAGCTCACGGTCAAAGCGTCCTGCAGCGCGCCGAAGAAGGTCACCAACACCGCCACGGTCACCGGAGGCGGCAGCACCCCCGACACCGCCACCGACCCCACCACCATCAAACGCGGCAAACACTGCGAAAAGCACCACCACAACGGCAAACACCACAAGAAGCACCACCACAACGGCAAACACCACAAGAAGCGACACGACGCACACAGTAAGCAGCAGCCACACCACGACTGA
- a CDS encoding DUF6221 family protein: MSHDVVEFLRARLDEVAELAGQCDSDDCGQWTADGDTVDFCQMDLSGFHPTIAQHVAHHDPARVLRDVEAKRRVLARHVLSPAIDDPELPWDNRNDCQYDGEDWPCPDLLDLVLSYADHPDHREQWRPHQMRTR; the protein is encoded by the coding sequence ATGAGCCATGACGTGGTGGAGTTCCTGCGAGCGCGCCTGGACGAGGTGGCCGAACTGGCCGGCCAGTGCGACAGCGATGACTGCGGGCAGTGGACCGCCGACGGAGACACTGTCGATTTCTGTCAGATGGATCTCTCCGGATTTCACCCGACGATCGCCCAGCACGTGGCTCACCACGATCCGGCCCGCGTTCTCCGTGACGTAGAAGCCAAACGCCGGGTCTTGGCGCGACACGTGCTCAGCCCCGCAATCGACGACCCAGAGTTGCCCTGGGACAACCGAAACGACTGCCAGTACGACGGCGAGGACTGGCCCTGTCCCGACCTCCTGGACCTGGTCCTGTCATACGCCGATCATCCAGACCACCGTGAACAGTGGCGGCCGCACCAGATGCGCACCAGGTAG
- a CDS encoding phosphodiester glycosidase family protein yields MMRSVGRARTVVAAAATVGAVVAGAGLGQATALDKVRLADDVSVAPGISYRAFSVTGSHGVVSGHLVTADLTDRHVSVDLLTPGTVSSRVKLSQMAAAQGAVAGVNADFFNIEESQHVGVAPTNSAVGPAIAHGEALKAAVPDGQRFGPGLPPGTSTRDVIGVGSDKRARLDELTLKGSVRTKSGSFDLGGFNQYAIPVGGVGAFSPKWGEVSRQRSVCGTDTVRAAACSTNTYEVTVHNGRVVSGSPTIGAGAIAEDTVVLVGREAGADRLRALRTGDEVEVSDQLRTASGKQFQFAVGGFPVLRDGEPLPGLDTKAAATRTGAGVGDHGQLLYLLVLDGSAESGSGLTVAEVADVLGTVGADAGVNLDGGGSSTLVTRDPVTGTPLVRNHPTGGAERPVPEGIGLFSR; encoded by the coding sequence ATGATGAGATCTGTTGGTCGGGCTCGTACGGTCGTCGCCGCGGCGGCCACCGTGGGTGCGGTGGTCGCGGGTGCGGGTCTCGGGCAGGCGACCGCGCTGGACAAGGTCCGGTTGGCTGACGATGTGTCCGTGGCACCGGGCATCAGTTACCGGGCGTTCTCGGTGACGGGCTCGCACGGGGTGGTGTCCGGGCATCTGGTCACCGCCGACCTCACCGACCGGCATGTCTCGGTGGACCTGCTCACCCCCGGCACTGTCTCCAGCCGCGTCAAGCTGTCCCAGATGGCCGCCGCCCAGGGCGCGGTGGCGGGCGTCAACGCGGACTTCTTCAACATCGAGGAGTCCCAGCACGTGGGGGTGGCCCCGACCAACTCCGCGGTCGGCCCGGCGATTGCTCACGGTGAGGCACTCAAGGCGGCTGTGCCGGACGGCCAGCGGTTCGGCCCCGGTCTGCCGCCCGGCACATCGACGCGCGATGTGATCGGGGTGGGCTCCGACAAGCGGGCCCGGCTGGACGAGTTGACGCTCAAGGGAAGCGTCCGCACCAAGTCCGGTTCGTTCGACCTGGGCGGCTTCAACCAGTACGCCATCCCGGTGGGCGGGGTGGGAGCATTCAGCCCGAAGTGGGGCGAGGTCTCGCGGCAGCGCTCGGTGTGCGGGACCGACACCGTCCGGGCTGCGGCCTGCTCCACGAACACCTACGAGGTCACCGTCCACAACGGCCGGGTGGTCTCCGGATCCCCGACGATCGGGGCCGGCGCGATCGCCGAGGACACCGTGGTGCTGGTCGGCCGGGAGGCCGGAGCGGACCGGCTGCGCGCGCTCCGGACCGGGGACGAGGTCGAGGTCTCCGACCAGCTGAGGACGGCGAGCGGCAAGCAGTTCCAGTTCGCCGTGGGCGGCTTCCCGGTGCTCCGGGACGGCGAGCCGCTGCCCGGCCTCGACACCAAGGCCGCCGCGACCCGGACCGGCGCGGGTGTCGGTGACCACGGTCAGCTGCTCTACTTGCTGGTACTGGACGGAAGTGCGGAGAGCGGCTCGGGCCTGACGGTCGCCGAGGTCGCCGACGTACTCGGCACCGTGGGCGCCGACGCGGGCGTGAACCTGGACGGGGGCGGTTCGTCCACCCTGGTGACCCGGGACCCGGTGACCGGCACCCCCCTCGTCCGCAACCACCCGACCGGTGGCGCAGAACGCCCGGTCCCGGAGGGCATCGGGCTCTTCTCGCGCTGA
- a CDS encoding trypsin-like serine peptidase, whose translation MLITLVMVGYGHRGAGPEIVVHDAAVTKRDRTRVEAYWTDTGIANVAHGDAIGDPVQPEWTEGGVIARTVGRLYARGAGGGLGACTATAVGTNTVITAAHCVRTSDAGEPSRSATWDQQLYFVPGYHDGKSPYGGFTVRRVRMAEEWQDEGLDVAVLEMNPGDDGRSISEVTGVQRISFTAEVGTRTHFFGYPYTNRLLHCEGGNSREYHGSALLRIPCVMGVGSSGGPYIVDLGAGGAGSVVAVNISGDETFSYGTALGSFARRLYAQSEHCSRDC comes from the coding sequence GTGCTGATCACGTTGGTAATGGTCGGCTACGGTCACAGGGGGGCCGGGCCGGAAATTGTTGTTCATGACGCAGCGGTCACGAAGCGGGATCGCACTCGGGTGGAGGCGTACTGGACCGACACGGGCATCGCGAATGTGGCCCACGGGGACGCCATTGGCGACCCCGTGCAGCCCGAATGGACGGAGGGCGGTGTCATCGCCCGTACTGTCGGTCGCCTGTACGCCCGGGGCGCAGGGGGCGGCTTGGGTGCCTGTACGGCGACTGCGGTCGGCACGAACACGGTGATAACCGCCGCGCACTGTGTCAGAACGTCGGATGCCGGAGAGCCCTCCCGGTCGGCGACGTGGGACCAGCAGCTCTACTTCGTGCCCGGCTACCACGACGGCAAGAGCCCCTACGGCGGCTTCACTGTGCGCCGGGTGCGGATGGCCGAGGAGTGGCAGGACGAGGGCCTGGACGTCGCCGTGCTGGAGATGAACCCCGGCGACGACGGACGGAGTATTTCCGAGGTGACCGGCGTCCAGCGGATCTCGTTCACGGCTGAAGTGGGTACTCGTACCCACTTCTTCGGCTACCCGTACACGAACCGGCTCTTGCACTGTGAAGGCGGCAATTCGCGCGAATACCACGGTAGTGCCCTGCTGCGGATCCCCTGCGTCATGGGCGTCGGGTCGAGCGGGGGCCCCTACATCGTCGACCTCGGCGCGGGCGGGGCCGGCAGTGTCGTCGCGGTGAACATCAGTGGCGACGAGACCTTCAGTTATGGAACAGCCCTGGGCTCGTTTGCCCGACGCCTCTACGCGCAGTCTGAGCACTGCTCGCGAGATTGTTGA
- a CDS encoding DUF3885 domain-containing protein has product MTSPSSEDAERLVADDLDVEVTLIPSDVGWLYSPYPGGVDIFAPSAVARDALRTAHPTWLSTDRSGM; this is encoded by the coding sequence ATGACCAGCCCCAGTTCGGAAGACGCCGAGCGGTTGGTCGCCGACGATCTCGACGTCGAGGTCACGCTGATCCCGAGTGATGTTGGCTGGCTCTACAGTCCCTATCCAGGAGGCGTAGATATATTCGCCCCCAGCGCTGTCGCCCGTGACGCACTGAGGACGGCGCATCCAACCTGGCTCTCCACCGACCGAAGCGGCATGTGA
- a CDS encoding DUF5707 domain-containing protein yields MRIRASVAAVTGALALSALAVPAAQADDSNTVSSFTQSVETDAAINPADDVSGDTTISNVVVNGGKAVVMGATTKKTFTVSFTATDDSGIEWATAVLWHGSTFDNLDGGVVPNEDEAVCTKVNDTTSTCKHTFTVDANYDLLNKLAGGWKVWAIAQGTDADYVQKDNAKGFSLQRMSKLTVNASPEPVVKGKTITVTGALTRADWESNKYVGLSGQSVVLQFRKAGTTNYTNVKGIKSTTGGALKTTVTASTDGYYRFTYAGIASTATVSAAGDYVDVK; encoded by the coding sequence ATGCGCATTCGTGCCTCTGTCGCCGCCGTGACAGGCGCCCTGGCCCTCTCCGCCCTCGCCGTCCCGGCGGCGCAGGCGGATGACAGCAACACCGTCTCCTCGTTCACGCAGAGCGTCGAGACCGACGCGGCGATCAACCCGGCCGACGACGTCAGCGGAGACACCACGATCTCGAACGTGGTCGTAAACGGCGGCAAGGCCGTCGTCATGGGTGCGACCACGAAGAAGACCTTCACGGTCAGCTTCACCGCCACGGACGACTCGGGCATCGAGTGGGCGACCGCGGTGCTGTGGCACGGTTCGACCTTCGACAACCTCGACGGCGGCGTGGTGCCCAACGAGGACGAGGCCGTCTGCACCAAGGTCAACGACACGACCTCCACCTGCAAGCACACCTTCACTGTCGACGCCAACTACGACCTGCTGAACAAGCTGGCCGGCGGCTGGAAGGTCTGGGCGATCGCTCAGGGCACGGACGCTGACTACGTCCAGAAGGACAACGCCAAGGGTTTCAGCCTGCAGCGCATGTCGAAGCTGACGGTCAACGCGTCCCCGGAGCCGGTGGTGAAGGGCAAGACCATCACGGTCACCGGCGCGCTGACCCGTGCCGACTGGGAGTCGAACAAGTACGTGGGTCTCAGCGGCCAGTCGGTGGTGCTGCAGTTCCGCAAGGCGGGCACCACCAACTACACCAACGTCAAGGGCATCAAGTCGACCACGGGCGGCGCGCTGAAGACCACGGTCACGGCGTCCACCGACGGCTATTACCGCTTCACCTACGCGGGTATCGCGTCCACCGCGACAGTCAGCGCCGCGGGTGATTACGTCGACGTGAAGTAA
- a CDS encoding FG-GAP and VCBS repeat-containing protein, whose product MQKHKRTPAPSPTRIRLATATAAAAALTAGLLAVSAGSASAVTGVARADADADFNGDGIGDTAVSASHAYVGGHADAGQIAVVYGGTVSKKYATISQNTAGVPGNAESGDVFGADSAYGDFDGDGYDDLLVSAPGEDVGSDKDGGTAAILWGSPSGLTGGTTVADPRPTKHDGFGGPAEAGDFNGDGKADFAIASEHGSATVDIFTGPFTRTNTTGRHTTLSAAVYSGDGAGVWNLHSGDANGDGSDDLIVNGYSTETDYNANLWIPGSTSGLSAARSQRLPTGVITDLGDTDSDGYDDVVIGNFWADSNSKAESGAVSVVHGTASGPSAGDTQKFTQETPGVPGGSEGGDGFGAEVDLGDVNGDGHLDLVVGTPGEDLTGGADTGAATVLYGAADGSGITGSGALFLEQNNAYVPNTNEKNDQFGSDVHLDDLNGDGRDEVYVGALGENGSNGALYPVRVNADGTLASSSGIYTSTLGISATGTPRLGANFTD is encoded by the coding sequence ATGCAGAAGCACAAGCGCACCCCCGCTCCTTCTCCCACGCGCATACGCCTCGCCACCGCGACGGCGGCGGCCGCCGCGCTGACCGCGGGGCTGCTCGCCGTGTCGGCAGGCAGCGCGTCCGCGGTGACCGGCGTGGCCCGCGCCGACGCCGATGCCGACTTCAACGGCGACGGCATCGGCGACACCGCCGTCTCCGCCTCGCACGCCTATGTCGGCGGCCACGCGGATGCCGGGCAGATCGCCGTCGTCTACGGCGGCACGGTCTCCAAGAAGTACGCGACGATCAGCCAGAACACGGCAGGCGTACCCGGCAACGCCGAGAGCGGCGATGTCTTCGGCGCAGACTCGGCGTACGGGGACTTCGACGGCGACGGATACGACGACCTGCTGGTCAGCGCCCCCGGAGAAGACGTCGGCTCCGACAAGGACGGCGGCACGGCGGCGATCCTCTGGGGCTCGCCCTCGGGCCTCACCGGCGGTACGACGGTCGCCGACCCGCGGCCCACCAAGCACGACGGCTTCGGCGGGCCGGCCGAGGCCGGCGACTTCAACGGCGACGGCAAGGCCGACTTCGCGATCGCGTCCGAGCACGGTTCCGCCACGGTGGACATCTTCACCGGCCCGTTCACCCGCACCAACACCACAGGCCGGCACACCACGCTCTCCGCCGCCGTCTACAGCGGCGACGGCGCGGGGGTCTGGAACCTCCACTCGGGCGACGCCAACGGCGACGGCAGCGACGACCTGATCGTCAACGGCTACTCGACCGAGACCGACTACAACGCCAACCTCTGGATCCCGGGCAGCACGTCGGGCCTGAGCGCGGCACGCTCCCAGCGCCTGCCCACCGGTGTCATCACGGATCTCGGCGACACGGACAGCGACGGCTACGACGACGTCGTCATCGGCAACTTCTGGGCCGACTCCAACAGCAAGGCCGAAAGCGGGGCTGTCTCCGTGGTGCACGGCACCGCGTCGGGCCCGTCCGCCGGCGACACCCAGAAGTTCACGCAGGAGACCCCCGGCGTCCCCGGCGGCAGCGAGGGCGGCGACGGCTTCGGTGCCGAGGTCGACCTCGGCGACGTCAACGGCGACGGCCACCTCGACCTGGTCGTCGGCACCCCCGGCGAGGACCTGACCGGCGGCGCCGACACCGGGGCGGCGACGGTCCTGTACGGCGCCGCGGACGGCTCCGGAATCACCGGCTCGGGCGCCCTGTTCCTCGAGCAGAACAACGCGTACGTCCCCAACACCAATGAGAAGAACGACCAGTTCGGTTCGGACGTCCACCTCGACGACCTCAACGGTGACGGCCGCGACGAGGTGTACGTGGGCGCGCTGGGGGAGAACGGCTCCAACGGCGCTCTCTACCCGGTCCGCGTGAACGCCGACGGCACCCTCGCCTCCTCCTCCGGCATCTACACCTCCACCCTCGGCATCTCCGCCACCGGCACCCCGCGCCTGGGCGCCAACTTCACGGACTGA
- a CDS encoding FG-GAP repeat domain-containing protein, which translates to MRRRPPRRLHRRPAPADLVETRRREALRARPEAALGRAVSTFDGPATPGTGDADGDGIPDLLLPTPGARGGVTVRYGAASGLGTGRSDTALGTGRREDFGDGPVVGEVNGDGKPDVLVDTPGFRRHDGKITLLPGGASGVPSTDGEQSVDAESDGLPGSPNPHYWNYFVHSGPLLDVNGDGHDDAIVFGELYNKRKGQYIVLRGTADGLDPHRSQGFTPHDIGIRLRIE; encoded by the coding sequence GTGCGGCGCCGCCCTCCTCGCCGGCTGCACCGCCGACCCGCACCCGCTGACCTGGTCGAAACCCGACGCCGGGAAGCGCTCCGCGCACGGCCCGAGGCCGCGCTCGGCCGGGCCGTCTCCACCTTCGACGGCCCCGCCACCCCGGGCACCGGGGACGCCGACGGGGACGGCATTCCCGACCTGCTCCTGCCGACACCCGGCGCCCGGGGCGGCGTCACCGTCCGCTACGGCGCCGCGTCCGGGCTGGGGACGGGACGTTCGGACACGGCGCTCGGCACCGGGCGGCGCGAGGACTTCGGCGACGGGCCCGTCGTCGGCGAGGTGAACGGGGACGGCAAACCCGACGTCCTTGTCGACACCCCCGGCTTCCGCCGCCACGACGGAAAGATCACGCTGCTGCCGGGCGGCGCTTCCGGTGTGCCGTCCACCGACGGTGAGCAGTCGGTCGACGCGGAGAGCGACGGGCTGCCCGGCAGCCCGAACCCGCACTACTGGAACTACTTCGTCCACTCGGGCCCGCTGCTCGACGTCAACGGCGACGGACACGATGACGCGATCGTGTTCGGGGAGCTCTACAACAAGCGCAAGGGCCAGTACATCGTGCTGCGCGGCACGGCCGACGGCCTCGATCCGCACCGGTCGCAAGGGTTCACACCGCACGACATCGGCATACGACTCCGGATCGAATAG
- a CDS encoding Yip1 family protein has translation MAGFRIGRGRDNRTPQQGQQQPRQQPYGTQAPPPPYGQQPWPPTGGNGTPYTAGRPGAHQGNGGYGGAHGEPEYFGDPYNQPQQPHRGDPYANNPGHTQAFSINEDPYGDGNTYRAGQAPAQPAGPRLHWKDLLSGIVLRPGPTFWQMRDYPVWGPALIVTFLYGLLALFGFDQARDDAIHATLSAAVPYVVLTGVGFVIGGLVLGAVTHTLARQLGGDGAWQPTVGLSMLIMSITDAPRLIFALFLGGENSLVQVLGWVTWLASAALFTSMVSKSHDLPWPKALGASAIQLIALLSIIKLGTI, from the coding sequence GTGGCTGGATTCAGGATCGGACGCGGCCGGGACAACCGCACCCCGCAGCAAGGGCAACAGCAACCGCGGCAGCAGCCGTACGGCACGCAGGCACCACCGCCGCCGTACGGTCAGCAGCCATGGCCGCCGACGGGAGGCAACGGCACCCCGTACACAGCCGGCCGGCCCGGGGCACATCAGGGCAACGGCGGCTACGGCGGCGCACACGGCGAGCCCGAATACTTCGGCGACCCGTACAACCAGCCCCAGCAGCCCCACCGAGGCGACCCGTACGCCAACAACCCGGGTCACACGCAAGCGTTCAGCATCAACGAGGACCCGTACGGCGACGGCAACACCTACCGCGCCGGCCAGGCCCCCGCCCAGCCCGCAGGCCCCCGCCTGCACTGGAAGGACCTGCTGAGCGGCATCGTGCTGCGCCCCGGCCCGACGTTCTGGCAGATGCGCGACTACCCCGTCTGGGGCCCGGCGCTCATCGTCACGTTCCTCTACGGCCTGCTGGCACTCTTCGGCTTCGACCAGGCCCGCGACGACGCGATCCACGCGACGCTCTCCGCCGCCGTCCCGTACGTCGTCCTCACGGGCGTCGGCTTCGTCATCGGCGGCCTGGTCCTCGGCGCGGTCACCCACACCCTCGCCCGCCAGCTCGGCGGCGACGGCGCCTGGCAGCCGACGGTCGGCCTCTCCATGCTGATCATGTCGATCACGGACGCACCGCGCCTGATATTCGCACTGTTCCTGGGCGGCGAGAACTCCCTGGTCCAGGTCCTCGGCTGGGTCACCTGGCTGGCGTCGGCCGCACTCTTCACCTCGATGGTCAGCAAGTCGCACGACCTGCCGTGGCCGAAGGCACTCGGCGCATCCGCCATCCAGCTGATCGCGCTTCTGTCGATCATCAAACTCGGCACGATCTGA